Proteins encoded within one genomic window of Trichomycterus rosablanca isolate fTriRos1 chromosome 7, fTriRos1.hap1, whole genome shotgun sequence:
- the LOC134317490 gene encoding carbonic anhydrase 4-like, whose protein sequence is MMIIKTLWRNGFGMECLKAAVVFVLVLNTSAFKVSDLNFCYTEDSCNAHRWVQTFSTCGVKQSTPQSPINLNPNLKMNESIPPLELQGFGVKQKSWTVANIRHTVVVEFQEGMTVRGAGLKHDYRIVEMRFHWGSNTTNGSEHTLNKQRFPMEMQIVGFAPGFDSVEAASGAQSGLLMMGVFIDIVNKVNKPFEVISAAISRVPYPGDWVNVTPPALSDLVPADDNRYFQYQGGQTTPPCHQNVAWIVFEKPIVISRDQYLQFTKHVYYSGKNDSVRKQLVENYRFIQSNLDRPVFVSSAVISNSAKGGTQSQHFFICLVFITSILSIYIV, encoded by the exons GAATGGCTTTGGTATGGAGTGCTTGAAGGCCGCTGTAGTGTTCGTACTGGTGCTGAATACATCAGCATTCAAAG TGTCGGATCTTAATTTCTGCTACACAGAAGATAGTTGCA ATGCACACAGATGGGTACAGACCTTTTCCACATGTGGTGTCAAACAGTCCACACCGCAGTCCCCCATCAATTTGAACCCCAATTTGAAGATGAATGAATCCATCCCTCCTCTGGAGCTTCAGGGATTCGGTGTAAAGCAGAAATCCTGGACTGTGGCTAACATTCGACACACTG ttgttgtGGAGTTTCAAGAAGGCATGACTGTAAGGGGTGCTGGATTAAAGCATGACTATCGTATTGTAGAGATGAGGTTCCACTGGGGGTCAAATACCACCAATGGATCAGAGCACACACTTAATAAACAGAGATTTCCGATggag ATGCAGATAGTGGGTTTTGCTCCTGGATTTGACAGTGTGGAAGCAGCTTCGGGTGCACAGTCAGGCCTGCTCATGATGGGCGTCTTCATTGAT ATtgtaaacaaagtaaataaaccTTTTGAAGTCATATCTGCTGCTATCAGCAGGGTCCCATACCCAG GTGACTGGGTGAACGTGACTCCACCAGCACTGTCAGACCTTGTTCCTGCTGATGATAACAGGTACTTTCAATATCAGGGTGGCCAAACCACTCCCCCCTGTCACCAAAACGTGGCCTGGATTGTGTTTGAGAAGCCCATTGTCATCTCCAGAGACCAG TATCTGCAGTTTACTAAGCATGTTTATTACTCAGGCAAAAATGACTCGGTGAGGAAGCAGTTGGTGGAGAATTATCGTTTCATTCAGTCCAACCTCGATCGTCCAGTCTTTGTTTCCTCCGCTGTTATCAGCAATTCAGCTAAAGGAGGCACTCAGAGCCAGCACTTCTTCATCTGCCTAGTCTTCATAACCAGCATACTTTCCATCTATATAGTTTAA